One window from the genome of Metabacillus flavus encodes:
- a CDS encoding DUF948 domain-containing protein, translating into MEIILYLSIALIAIAFTVLVIFVSKTLKSVQATLDNVAGTMSGLEKQVQGITTETTELLHKTNLLANDIQQKSEKLNTVVNAVQGVGQSLQQLNRSVSNVSTSVSNGLDKNKEQISQVVQWSNAAMDIWQKWKLKKERSKTSTMN; encoded by the coding sequence TTGGAAATCATCTTGTATTTAAGCATCGCACTAATAGCAATCGCCTTTACAGTGCTTGTTATTTTTGTATCCAAAACACTGAAATCTGTGCAGGCGACACTAGATAATGTAGCAGGGACTATGTCAGGGCTGGAAAAACAAGTTCAGGGAATTACGACAGAAACGACAGAACTCCTACATAAAACCAATTTGCTCGCCAATGACATTCAGCAGAAATCTGAAAAGCTGAACACAGTCGTTAACGCTGTGCAGGGGGTAGGACAGTCACTTCAGCAGCTTAACCGTTCAGTAAGCAATGTATCCACCTCCGTATCCAACGGTCTGGATAAAAACAAAGAACAGATTTCACAGGTTGTTCAATGGAGCAATGCAGCAATGGACATTTGGCAAAAATGGAAATTGAAAAAAGAAAGATCAAAAACTTCAACCATGAACTAA